A window of Lytechinus pictus isolate F3 Inbred chromosome 7, Lp3.0, whole genome shotgun sequence contains these coding sequences:
- the LOC129265661 gene encoding fatty acid-binding protein, adipocyte-like, with product MDLPENFPPRNLTNMVSVDLSGSWKLVSSENLDKFLKECGVGMVHRTMASKVCPTVVIKQDDKDNFEIATKTTLNKQEMCFKVDEVFKGNIPWEKSDREMKASWEDEKLVIRMVDDTDGSGPVFARYLDGEQLVLAQSKKGVEAKRYFQRILQTKEKE from the coding sequence ATGGACCTTCCGGAAAACTTTCCTCCAAGGAACCTTACAAACATGGTATCGGTGGATCTCAGTGGCTCTTGGAAGTTGGTGAGCAGTGAGAACTTGGACAAGTTCTTGAAGGAGTGTGGCGTCGGGATGGTCCACCGGACGATGGCATCTAAAGTGTGCCCCACGGTGGTCATCAAACAGGATGACAAGGACAACTTCGAGATCGCCACCAAGACCACCCTGAACAAGCAGGAGATGTGCTTCAAGGTCGACGAGGTCTTCAAGGGGAACATTCCGTGGGAGAAATCGGACAGGGAGATGAAGGCATCTTGGGAAGATGAGAAGCTCGTCATCAGGATGGTGGATGACACAGATGGTAGCGGACCTGTGTTTGCCCGGTACCTCGACGGGGAACAGCTCGTGTTGGCTCAGAGCAAGAAAGGAGTGGAAGCCAAGCGGTATTTTCAGAGGATATTACAAACTAAAGAGAAGGAGTAA